A region of Methanomicrobium sp. W14 DNA encodes the following proteins:
- a CDS encoding EhaF family protein, whose product MSIIRKVSKILQNQNNLVRVYSILVIIVVLIGIAALPSVSYDNNQLYPKSIDINNPLNPYDRGGQPFEKTEVKAQYPQNSEYLGYVTAYLTPLSLFIAQNTLYAGTTIVSHPGGIIDEILYYTRGLDTIVETSILFTAFAIAMFLFRRHE is encoded by the coding sequence TTGAGCATCATAAGAAAGGTCTCTAAAATCCTGCAGAACCAGAACAACCTTGTCAGGGTTTACTCCATACTCGTGATAATTGTAGTCCTGATAGGGATTGCAGCCCTTCCTTCAGTCTCCTATGACAACAACCAGCTCTACCCGAAGTCAATTGACATAAACAACCCCCTCAACCCGTATGACAGGGGAGGACAACCCTTTGAAAAGACCGAGGTCAAAGCGCAGTACCCTCAGAATTCAGAGTACCTGGGCTACGTTACGGCGTACCTCACGCCTCTTTCGCTTTTTATAGCCCAGAACACACTTTATGCCGGGACAACAATAGTATCGCATCCAGGTGGAATAATCGACGAAATACTCTATTACACAAGAGGTCTGGACACAATCGTTGAAACAAGCATACTTTTCACGGCGTTTGCAATAGCAATGTTTCTTTTCAGGAGGCACGAATGA
- a CDS encoding DUF2107 family protein: MTPEFILGLGILVIGVIAAGFPNPKTYLNRFINLEISGFGLLLVMLSYNETLALLTFIAVTAISTFVLLRVLERREVN, from the coding sequence GTGACACCGGAATTTATCCTCGGTCTCGGAATTCTTGTGATAGGAGTCATCGCAGCAGGCTTTCCAAACCCGAAGACATACCTGAACCGGTTCATAAACCTCGAGATATCAGGGTTCGGACTTCTGCTTGTAATGCTCTCGTACAACGAGACACTTGCCCTTTTAACCTTCATAGCGGTAACGGCGATAAGCACGTTCGTCCTTTTAAGAGTACTTGAAAGGAGGGAGGTAAATTGA
- a CDS encoding respiratory chain complex I subunit 1 family protein, whose protein sequence is MILYILFAIFAGLLFHGIHRKVIARIQTRPGPPIWQEYLHVLKFMFKQTWIPKTASHVLYVAVIMAVIAIWSGALYVLVTGGSLLIIFGVYLLHKITEHGLGLSSGSPYGKFGAIRSVISAASEIPLIASIAVIYLVTGSLMISDIEAYQAQHGVLLVTALPLALAMYIIVLSKVPYSPFGIIEAKEIVSGNKTEHFGVWRAGLETGFALKTFVLLAVFVTLFLGAMPFWMLVICSLLVLLTMSFICALSPMLSPYDAVTIQIGVIVIVLIYAGFLVVTG, encoded by the coding sequence ATTATTCTTTATATTCTGTTTGCAATATTCGCAGGTCTTCTGTTTCATGGTATTCACAGGAAGGTCATAGCAAGGATTCAGACAAGACCAGGGCCTCCGATATGGCAGGAGTATCTTCATGTGCTCAAATTCATGTTCAAACAGACCTGGATCCCAAAAACAGCATCGCATGTGCTCTACGTAGCGGTAATAATGGCCGTCATCGCCATCTGGTCGGGAGCACTCTACGTCCTTGTAACCGGCGGAAGCCTCCTGATAATATTCGGCGTCTACCTGCTTCACAAGATTACCGAGCACGGTCTCGGCCTCTCGTCCGGTTCGCCGTACGGAAAATTCGGCGCAATACGGTCAGTCATATCCGCAGCCTCCGAGATTCCCCTTATCGCATCGATTGCGGTAATATACCTTGTCACAGGGTCTTTGATGATCTCTGACATCGAAGCTTACCAGGCGCAGCACGGAGTCCTCCTGGTAACCGCCCTTCCGCTCGCACTTGCGATGTACATAATCGTCCTTTCGAAAGTCCCCTACAGCCCGTTTGGGATAATCGAAGCGAAAGAGATAGTGAGCGGGAACAAGACCGAGCACTTCGGGGTGTGGAGGGCAGGACTTGAAACAGGCTTCGCTCTGAAGACGTTTGTCCTCCTGGCTGTCTTCGTAACTCTCTTCTTAGGTGCAATGCCTTTCTGGATGCTTGTCATATGCTCCCTTTTAGTCCTCCTGACGATGTCGTTCATATGTGCTCTTTCCCCAATGCTTTCGCCGTATGATGCGGTTACGATTCAGATAGGAGTAATAGTCATAGTTCTCATATATGCAGGATTTCTGGTGGTGACGGGATGA
- a CDS encoding EhaG family protein: MIPAFFSDYSLGLFIAFVCVIIAFYAMLKETDDLHRLLLTDLVEVVTLSIIALVGTDLAEALILPGLVVGIAEILAMSELYIEKESLFKIPENFLDIEVMETAPKILSSLMLLYGIVLSGFTGGAVAGLGLVFYFMCRKNSERTEILETVSGYAWALWVLAFIIFMTLPQYWFFAIILAGTGVFAKVAAKMTIVGTMRGGNDV; the protein is encoded by the coding sequence ATGATCCCGGCTTTTTTTAGTGACTATTCGCTCGGGCTCTTCATAGCCTTCGTCTGCGTAATAATAGCCTTTTATGCAATGTTAAAAGAGACCGACGACCTCCACAGGCTCCTTCTGACAGACCTCGTAGAAGTTGTGACACTCTCAATAATAGCTCTTGTGGGAACAGACCTCGCAGAAGCCCTCATACTCCCCGGACTTGTCGTCGGAATCGCTGAAATTCTTGCAATGTCAGAGCTTTATATCGAAAAGGAGAGTCTCTTCAAAATTCCCGAAAACTTTCTGGACATTGAGGTAATGGAGACGGCTCCCAAAATCCTCTCGTCCCTGATGCTTCTGTACGGAATAGTCCTTTCTGGGTTCACGGGGGGAGCAGTTGCAGGGCTAGGTCTTGTGTTCTACTTCATGTGCAGGAAAAACAGTGAAAGAACGGAAATTCTTGAAACGGTCAGCGGCTATGCATGGGCACTGTGGGTCCTGGCGTTCATAATTTTCATGACGCTTCCGCAGTACTGGTTCTTTGCGATAATTCTTGCGGGGACAGGAGTATTTGCAAAAGTCGCGGCGAAGATGACGATTGTAGGGACAATGAGAGGTGGAAACGATGTATGA